The window TTTAAAAAATTATTATCATAAATAAAAAAGCATTTATATATTATAAATGCTTTTTTATTTCTATATAAATATTTTTTTTAAATTCTTGTAAAGAATATTTTGATGATCTACAGCCTGCAGCTCTAATATGACCACCACCATCAAAAACTTGAGCAATTTCAGCGACATTAATTTGATCTTTACTTCTTAATGATACAGAAATTATATTATCTTCTTTTTCTTTAAGAATAGCACATACTCTGATAGATTTTGTAGAAAGCATAATAGGAAAAAGAATATGAGTATCATCAAAACCATCTTTAGCCATTGAAATATCATGATAAGAAAAAGACATAATAGCTATAGTATTATTATCAAACAATTCTAAATTTTCAATTCCTTTTTTTAATAATGGAATCCAAGAAATAGGATGAGTTTGATAAATATTTTGATATATTTTAAAATGATCAATATCAAACTCCATTAAATGTGCTAATACTTGATGTGTTTGTGCTGTAACTTTATTATATTGAAACAATCCTGTATCTGTTAAAATACCAACATAGATAGCAGTAGCAATTTTTTGAGTTAGAGGAATATTTAATTTTTTTATAATATTATATAATAATTCACAAGTACTACTAATATCTAATACACAATTAAAATCACCAAATAAAGGATTTGACATGTGATGATCAATATTAATAATTTTTTGATGAGGTAAAAT of the Spirochaetota bacterium genome contains:
- a CDS encoding bifunctional oligoribonuclease/PAP phosphatase NrnA produces the protein MSSINQLNTFLQILQNGHHIRIISHRNPDGDAIGSMLAFAHICEHYKLNYDIILIDPVPKNLLFIVENININYLNSTQIDEIQNEQTDIIAFLDCGQSDRAGSLCDYILPHQKIINIDHHMSNPLFGDFNCVLDISSTCELLYNIIKKLNIPLTQKIATAIYVGILTDTGLFQYNKVTAQTHQVLAHLMEFDIDHFKIYQNIYQTHPISWIPLLKKGIENLELFDNNTIAIMSFSYHDISMAKDGFDDTHILFPIMLSTKSIRVCAILKEKEDNIISVSLRSKDQINVAEIAQVFDGGGHIRAAGCRSSKYSLQEFKKNIYIEIKKHL